cacagctttgcTGTCTGACTGCAGCCCATCCTCTCCCTACCTTGCTGAAACATCTCTTTTTAACATGATGAAATGCAacactgaggggaaaaaagctatGAACTGCATCTCCTTTGGAAGATGAATTCTGTTACCGTTTCAGCCACATCATCTGTCCTGCCTGTAATGcagccaggaggctgctgctgcaaggcacAAACGATTGGTTGTTTATAGACAGAGGCATCTGGAGCACACAATAAGCTACAAGCACATcaagtccctgctggctgcattaAACTCTCCTGTGTTGCTTCCCCATAAGATACAGACAAATCCATTAATGCATTAGACTCTCACAGAACGTGAACAGCCAACTGCAGTCCTAAGATGTAATCCAGGGTGGAGGAAGTGGTACCAGCAGGTGTCTTAGGTAGGTTCTAACCTCCTTTTCTTCCAGCTTTGACTTCTCCTGTGGGGGCTGCAGTCTGCCAAAAAGGGAAATAGTGAGAAACTGAAATTCTGAAAAAGCTGCTTTTTCTGCTTCTGAAAGTGCTACTCAGTTCCTTTTCAGAGTCACAATGTTAGGGGTtgtgaagggacctcaaaaggttgagtccagccccctgccagaatggggatggaagggacctctggtcggtcactgagtccaaggcagcgtcacctagagaaggtcacacaggagcacacccaggtgggtttggaatgccttcagaggaggagactcctccacttctctaggcagcctgctccagggccctgtcaccatcacaacaaagaagttttccctcctgttcccatggcatctgctctgctccagcttgcatccattgtcccttgtcctgtcacttgacatctctgagcagagcctggctgcatcctcccacCACTGCTCTCCATATCTTTACTAGCACATTTCTCTAGTTCTTGCTTGCCAGGACAGGTAGCTGGAAAGCTCAAGCAGTTCGTTctgcttccccagcagctgcagccagctcccagAAGAGTGTTTCTCCCTCTCCAGTTCACTGAGCTAGCTGTGCCGCTAGGAAAGCACAGAGCAGTCCCTAAGACACAGCTTTCACCATGTTCTGGTAGCAGGTACCTgaggggtgctggttggcacaGCTTTTGTTGCTCATGATGGTAGCAGATGGCTGCAGTTGtgcaagcctggctggagctgcgTGGTAATTCACTCTGTGAGGGGTCCTGTTACGAGTAGTCATCTGATGGCACCCAGGGGGTGTTTTAGGTGTCCGGTGTCCAGCTGGTGGGTCTGCTGTCTTGTGACCCACTACCTTCAGATCAATGGTCTCCAAGGAAATGTCCCAAAGTTCAGGATCATCTAGAATAGGGAGGTGACCAAACCACAGCTTGTGCTACTGCTGGAACCACAGTAAAGCTCACTCTTAACCTACAGCTGGTGGCCACTATGAAAGCTGTTAAGCTGTAAAGCACCTTCTTATGTCAGTGCACAGCAGGGAAATGGTGCtacccactctgctctgggcttaagctgtgcccaggcactgTGCTGTGAGTCACAGCACAGAGTTATGTTAAGAAaagccacccctccccccagaGACTCTCCAATATCCCTTCAGGAAAAGGGTTTGCTGAATAGATGCAACTCTGCTGAAGAGCTCAAGTGTGAAACTTCTCCTAGTGACCAACGTTTCCCTGCCACTCAAAGCAAGGTTTGTGTTGCTGAGATCAGACTCCTACTCACACTCCTACTATTCCAGTCTCTTCAGAACATTTACACAGCACCCTGAAGAGCTGATGGAAGTGCTAATGGTTTAACTCTCTATCAGTCCTCACTTTTTGGCTGACCTGCAAAGAACTCCTCTTCCACTGCTTGCTCCTGTGGTACTGTTGCTGAAGTGCTGTGCTTTACAGGTGTAGCTAGATGGAGGTAACACAAGAAAAGATTAGTACTGGAAATAGAGGAGAACCCTTTTGCTCCTTTACAGGGCACGAGTCCGAGATGATCAGCTGCAACTGCTACCAGGTACCCTCTTTCTCCCTGCAGCTGGTTATGTTTTGCTTAGTAGAAGGGTGAGATTGTACCTGATCACAGCTGACATGAGCAGCTGCACTGCTTTGAAGCAGCCTTACTCCATCCCCAAGCTCCTGCTTACCACACAGCTGTCCAGACTTCCAGAAGTAAAGAACACTGTAGTAGCTCACACAGTCTGTTTGCCTACCTTGGCAAAATGCTGCAGCCTCAGTTCAGGTGCAGCATCTTGGTGGCACAGACATGCAGCCACTGTGCTGCACAAAGCTCTAGGCAGTTTGAATGATGCAGTTCAAGAGCTACCAGTCCTGTTACTTTAAGaacacagaggggaaaaagtACAAAAACCCTTACAGGGGTGTTGATAGCACAGCACAAAAGGCTGCTCTCCTGAGGGTAAGTAACTGTCACTAAACCCTtctgctgtgattctctgcagccttacttctgttgctgctgggaGTGAGTGCTGCAAGCTGCTGTTTCTTCTCCATCTGCTCCCggaactgctgctggagctgcttctgTCGCAGTTTGCGCTGGTAGGTGGCATCGCAGTCCAGAGCTAAGGAGTCTGCAgttctgctcctccccacaagTGAGCACAAAGTTAAAACAGGATCTCAGCGATTATATtaggtaaggaaaaaaaatgcagaagtaAGAGCAAGGAAAATGCACAAAACTAGGATTTGATGGCATCTCCTGCACTGGGCTGCTCATGTGCTTCCAAAGGTACAGAAGCCTCTACTACAGCTGCTAGAAGGAATCTAACAGCAGTCTCACCTGGAACTGTTGGACTGTTTCTGCTCTgttggtgctgcagcagcttctgtctgAGCAGGCTTACAGCTAGAGGCCATCTCACAGTGTTGTCTCTCTCCTGTGTGCTGCCTTTCCAAACAGCTATTGTATCTTGCTTTTTCTATTTCAGGCTCATAGTCCTGTCTCTTAGCTTTGGCCAAATCTAACTCAGGGATCTAGTCAAGcgagaaaaaaatagaaaacacattcagaattGTCCTTCCTCAAGTTAAGAGAATCTGCACAGGCTTTTCCTACACAGTGCTGCCTGTTTGCTCCAAGCAGGCTTGACTTAGAAAGCTGAAAAGCACTTTCAGGATGAAGTCCTTCAGTTAGTTAAGCgctgacctgctgcagctttctgtgaGTCGCTGGTtctgtgccccagggcagccagcccaagcctccCCACCTGTGCTCTCTGCAAGCAGCTGGCTGGGGTGGAGTTCTGCACCTTCTCAGGCCACTCACAAGTTGCTGAGCCTGTTCCTTCTGCTCATTCCATTTTCACACTTGGATTCAAGCCTTCATTCAGCTCTCCCCTCATGAGGTCCCTGAGGAAGGGCCACTCTCCTCTTCTGATTAAAGTTGCCTTGGCTCTGCCATGTTACAAATTTGTGGCAGTGCTGCTAATAGACAGTGACCCTGGCACACAGATTTGTGCCATCCTGGGGAGATGTCACTTTGGAGCTACTCCTACTGCCTCATTTAGCTAGCCAGAAGCATCCCACAGCTCGAGGCTGCCTGGCAGTTTGCTAAGTCTTAGTGTGTCCATGAAACTGTGAGTCAGCAGTGGAAAAATGCTCCCTGTCCCTCCATCAGCAAGGTAGGTTAAGGTCTAGAAGCCTACTGCCCCCAGCTGGTACACAGCAGGTGCTCACAAGAGCCATGTTGgtggctgagctgcaacctccctgccagccaggccagctgcagcactgtgcagcctgttcttaCACCACAGCAACCCTGCAGCTCTTCCTAGCTCTTGAAGAACAGGCTTGCAGCACGGCCTGCCAGCACTGATGAGGGTGTACAGCTCAAGGTCTTGGCTCTCTCTGAACCATGAACACAGGTGTAGGTGCCAGTGCCATTGAACAGAGAGACAACAGGACCACAACTGTCACACAAGGTCTGGAGAAGCAGACTGTTTCTTCAcctgctgcaagcagcacaacttcagagcagctgtggcacaTTGCCCAGGAGAACTCTGTAACAGTGCACACAAACCAGCAGGCCCAGGCTACTGGTCACACAGCTGCATGTGTTTAGGGAGGAGGGGcactgagagagtgatctgGGATCTTTCTAccctgaaggagcagcagcagggacgtGTTCCAGTCCCTCCTGTAAGCAGCCCATGTACTGCACCTGATGTGGAAGCTTATTCACGGCCCGGAGGTAGTCTTTGTCCAGGATGCAGTTCCCAAGAGCATTCCCAAAGCACCTAAGAAACAGGAGAGCTCACTGGGCCTGAGAATAACACTGAATTCTCCTGTAGCTGCTGAGAAAGGGACAAGTACTGAGCTTCACTTACTTGAGTGCCCTCTTCAGTCCATCTGTTACTGCCTCCTTCCTTGCCTTTTCGAGGGACAAGGCCTTAGACTTCAGGCCTTCACTGACTCCATACCCCACATCTTCATGGTATGACCCATCCTGCAGCAGAATTTCCAAACCAGCAGGTGTGAGGGAACTCCTGTGCAGCCAGCCCTTGCACTTAGGTGCTGTACCTCCCTGAGCCTGCTGACTTGCTCTTAGCTGCTCGCTCTCAAGCGAGGGCAGTGTTTTGGGAGCCTCTAGGTGCTCTGCTgtagcacagtactcaagcacCACGCTCTGACCCGTGTGTGAACTTCCAGTCACATCTCTAGGcaactgctgagctgcagacagagcaAACACAAAGAATCCACTTACCTTCAGCTGAACTTTCACAAAGGCACAGACCCCCACATAGAACTTGCCGTTGTTGAGGTCAACAAAGTCTGTGAGAGGGAAAAACACAACCTAAATAGTACAAAGGAATGTCCATCCATATTTAGATCTTACTGTGTCCTTGGAGCACTCAGCAGGGGCCACACTTGCTGAATAGGCCCAAGGGACCACATCCTCTTCTATAAAATGGAGCATGGCTCACAGAATGTGAAGTGTAGGTTGAGATGCTGACTTGCCTGTAAGGCTGGGGCCTGTGCTGTGATGCTTTCTGGTTGCTAGTGGCTGGCTGTGCTAAACACTCAGACACTGCTACTGTGTGTGCAGACTTCAAACTGGTCCTTATCTCTTATGTTTTAAGTGTTCCTAACCTTTCTGatgtgtatcatagaatcagggttggaagggaccaccaggatcataaaatgaaccagcttggaagagacctccaagctcatccagcccaacctagcacccagccctgtccaatcaaccaaaccatggcactaagtgcctcatccaggctttgcttcagcacctccagggacagtgactccaccacctccctgggcagcccatttcaatgccaatcactctctctgccaacaatttcctcctaacatccagcctgaacctgccctggcacaacttgagactgtgtcccctccttctgttgctgctttcctgggagaagagaccaaccccacctggctacagcctcccttcagggagttgtagacagcaatgagctctgccctgagcctcctctgctgcaggctgcacacccccagctccctcagcctctcctcacagggctgtgctccaggcccctcaccaccaccagaagacTTTTTTCTACTGTAAAAAACCTCAGGATGAGCTACTGGCTACAAGAAGAAGCCGCAGAAAAAGATGGGTCCCTAAAGATGATGAAAATATTAACTTTGCATATTAACTTGCTGCAACAGAAAAATGTACAAGTGAGTTTAAAAGCTGGCTCAGAGCTGTCAGGTGCTAAATAGTTCAATTGTAATTACTCTTGACTATAGTCACTGAGTGCTCACATAAGAGATCAGAAAACTTGGCTAGAAGAGCTCAGGAATCATCGTAAACACACTTAGAATAATGACTGTGATATAGAGCAGGGCAAGATTCAAAACAAAATGAGGCTCTACTATTATTGTGCAATTTCCCTCACTCTTACAACCTGCTAAAACACCTGGAAATGCTACACACTTCTCCCCAGGCCTTTTGAAGTGATCATATTCTGGGATAGATTCCCTAGGTCTTacctgagggacttttccttCAGTGCCTGTAAAGAGTCAATATCATCTacctccttctcccccttccctctctccccacctTTGCCTGGGAGAtaacagagcagaggcagagtttTAGTGGAGATAGACAATAAGTTACTACTCTATTGCAGGGGTATCAGATGACACCAAAAgagacaggaggaaaacaaaaggaaaatacCTGACTGAACCCACCCAGGTACCTGTGCCAAGCTCCCAGGTGCAACTGAaactgagagagagaaaactcaGCCCCCACCTCAGAGCAGGCAACTTCACAAACTACAGAACCTCTTCTGAGCTTCCCAAATCCTACAGGCACACACTTCTGCCATGCAGCAAGCACTGCTCAGAACGGTGTAGGGCCccagtgagacctcatcttgagtactgcctttagttttgggctccgcagtttaagagggacagggatctgctggagagtccagcagagggctatgaggatgattaggggactggagcactgcctggtgaggagaggctgagggacctaggg
The sequence above is drawn from the Pogoniulus pusillus isolate bPogPus1 chromosome 15, bPogPus1.pri, whole genome shotgun sequence genome and encodes:
- the RAD52 gene encoding DNA repair protein RAD52 homolog isoform X3, whose protein sequence is MFGFNGWAHSVTQQNVDFVDLNNGKFYVGVCAFVKVQLKDGSYHEDVGYGVSEGLKSKALSLEKARKEAVTDGLKRALKCFGNALGNCILDKDYLRAVNKLPHQIPELDLAKAKRQDYEPEIEKARYNSCLERQHTGERQHCEMASSCKPAQTEAAAAPTEQKQSNSSRTADSLALDCDATYQRKLRQKQLQQQFREQMEKKQQLAALTPSSNRTTPVKHSTSATVPQEQAVEEEFFAGQPKNDPELWDISLETIDLKVVGHKTADPPAGHRTPKTPPGCHQMTTRNRTPHRVNYHAAPARLAQLQPSATIMSNKSCANQHPSDCSPHRRSQSWKKRRLEPT
- the RAD52 gene encoding DNA repair protein RAD52 homolog isoform X1; this translates as MPEGQGKDSESHSSSNSSSSAGSSVACFGQYQYTASEHQAIQHALRQRLGPEYISSRQAGGGQKVCYIEGHKVISLANEMFGFNGWAHSVTQQNVDFVDLNNGKFYVGVCAFVKVQLKDGSYHEDVGYGVSEGLKSKALSLEKARKEAVTDGLKRALKCFGNALGNCILDKDYLRAVNKLPHQIPELDLAKAKRQDYEPEIEKARYNSCLERQHTGERQHCEMASSCKPAQTEAAAAPTEQKQSNSSRTADSLALDCDATYQRKLRQKQLQQQFREQMEKKQQLAALTPSSNRTTPVKHSTSATVPQEQAVEEEFFAGQPKNDPELWDISLETIDLKVVGHKTADPPAGHRTPKTPPGCHQMTTRNRTPHRVNYHAAPARLAQLQPSATIMSNKSCANQHPSDCSPHRRSQSWKKRRLEPT
- the RAD52 gene encoding DNA repair protein RAD52 homolog isoform X2, which produces MPEGQGKDSESHSSSNSSSSAGSSVACFGQYQYTASEHQAIQHALRQRLGPEYISSRQAGGGQKVCYIEGHKVISLANEMFGFNGWAHSVTQQNVDFVDLNNGKFYVGVCAFVKVQLKDGSYHEDVGYGVSEGLKSKALSLEKARKEAVTDGLKRALKCFGNALGNCILDKDYLRAVNKLPHQIPELDLAKAKRQDYEPEIEKARYNSCLERQHTGERQHCEMASSCKPAQTEAAAAPTEQKQSNSSRTADSLALDCDATYQRKLRQKQLQQQFREQMEKKQQLAALTPSSNRTTPVKHSTSATVPQEQAVEEEFFADDPELWDISLETIDLKVVGHKTADPPAGHRTPKTPPGCHQMTTRNRTPHRVNYHAAPARLAQLQPSATIMSNKSCANQHPSDCSPHRRSQSWKKRRLEPT